TTACCTGAACCTGCCGTTGAAACTGTCAAACTGGCTGCCATTAAACACTGACGCGGAGAAAAGAAACCAAATGACGAACATTAATTATTTCTCTCCTCGCCAGTTAGCAGCTTAACTCAGACGTTAGGCGTCGGAGAGAAAAGAAGAAATGAATAAATACACATGGCCCATAACGTTCCTGTTTATTTTGATGAGTACATATGCTCTGGCACTTTCTATAGAACCTAAAGATGATTTTGAAATCGTGATCAACAAAGAAAAGAACGAGTACATGGGGATAAAATTTGACTTTCATTGCTCCAGTCATTTTGCCGACAATGGAATATACGATATAGTTATTACAGCAACGCAGAAAGAAAACGCTGCGTACATAATAGATAATACCGGAACGATAGTAATTTATGAGGGTGAAAAATTTGTATATGGCGGTAACATAACAGGTTACGAGAATGAAAAGTCGCCAGTAGAAAATATCGTGAACAAGAAGGGCGAAAGGTATAGTACTTTTTCGTTTTATCTGAACAAAAAATATATCAAAAACAGCAGATTCGGTTGCAAAATAAAAGATTCTAAAAGTAAATGTGGTGAAACTGTTAGAGTGTATTTAAAAGAAATTGTTGAATAAGCGCCTAACAACGCCACCCACACGGACTCGCAGGGGCGGTCTGTTTTTCCCCTGGCATAGTGTGGTGTTGAACTAACTTTAGCGAAGTCCGCAATCCCTGCTCTCCGGTGGTGGCGGACGTTATCTCAAAAAATATTGACATTTGTATATAATCAATATATACATAAGATGCTATGGATAGATATATATTTTTACAGGAATGTATCGGTTTCGAATGGGACCAGAACAATATTGAAAAGAATTGGGGAAAACATAATGTTACTCCGCTTGAATGTGAACAGGTTTTTTTCAATCAACCCCTTGTCATAGCTGATGATACTAAACACTCTCAAACCGAACAAAGATTCTATGTGCTTGGTCAAACAGATCTCGGGCGGAAACTATTTATCGTTTTTACAATCAGAAAGAAAAAAATCAGAATAATTTCCGCCAGAGACATGAACAAAAAAGAAAAAAGGAGCTATGAACGATATGCCTAAGAAAAAAATTCCCGTGTTTAAAAACGAAGATGAAGAGAGGGAATATTGGGCGTCTCATGATTCAACAGACTATATTGACTGGTCAAAAGCTAGAAAATCGACTTTATCAAATCTAAAGCCCTCTTTAAAAACCATCTCAATACGGCTTCCTGAAATTATGCTCGAAGAATTGAAACTACTGGCCAATAAACGAGATGTGCCTTATCAGTCCCTCATGAAAATGTTTATTGCTGAACGAGTTGAGCAGGAACTGAACAAATAATTAATTGAGATAACAATCTGCTGGTAGGGACGCGCCAACAGCCGCGCGCCCCACAGCTTGAGACGTTCCCCCTGCCCGTTGCAGCGCGGCCGGTTTTTTCGGAAAAAGCGGACAGGCTGTTTGAGTCCCGCGAAGCGGGACGAGTTCCTGTCCGCGCCGAAAAAAGCGTTTGCGCGAGGGAAGCCACGCCCTGGCGTGGCCAAGCTGCCGGGTAATATTTCTTTTGGTACTTTTCTTTGTGCCAAAGAAAAGGACACACTAAAAAGCAAAAATTCCTTATTAAAAACAACAAAAAAACTATCCCCCCTCCCCGGTTCGCTTCGCAAACAGAATAACATAAAGAAGAACGGCAAACGCCGCCACGGCCACCACGGCCGCGGCGCGGCTGTATACCCCGGCCGGCGCCAGGATCAGGGCCGCGACCCAGTGCAGCAGGACCAGTTCCCGGGAATGAAGCTGAATGGGAAAATCATCATACCGGCAGATTACGGCCAGACCGCACAGGTTCCAGCCGTACAGGGAGGCGAAGGCGTGAACCTTCAGCAGCCAGTGATAACCCTCGGGTGTATACCCGGGCAGGGTCTCCGCCAGGATATAGGCCATGCCTGAAACGGCGGTGACCATGAGAAAACAGACCCCGGAGCTTAAAAAGTTCTTTTGCTGGATGTTTTCTCCGAGCCGGTAATAGAGGATAAACGTCATGACCACCGCCGCCGACAGAATGATCGTGACGATGATCTGGGCGGAGAACATCCCCAGCAGGATGAATCCAAAAAAAACAATGACGCCCAGGTTAATGGCCCAGAAGGCCACCTCCTTGAGAGCCCGGACGCCGCCGCGGTCGGCCTGATCCAGAAAGGAAAAGATTACCGAGAGCGTGATCAGGGACACCGGAAAGGAATACCCCAGGAAAAAGACATCCAGCTCCAGCTTGGGGACGGTGATCAGTTTCAGATATTCGTTATTGGCTACCACGGCTGTTGAAAACACCAGGCCGATGGAAAGACAGAGCAGGGAGGCCTGGTGAAACTTACGGCTGACCGGCTCCCGGCGGCGGAAGAACCCGATGGGGAAAAGGGAAAAATGCCGGATCCGCGATCGCTCCACCAGAATCGCCAGCAGGAGTGAAACGATAATGGACGGCAGGTAGAAATGGAAAAACACCAGAACGGCGTAGGTCAGAGACAGAGCCAGAAACGCGGTCGCGCTGACGGAAAGTGTTCCCCGGCCTTGAGTGAAATAAAGGATAATGGTCCCGCCGGCGCAGAGGTTGAACAGAAAGATGTGCAGCCGCTGGAAACTGTACGGGGCGGCATCGACAAATAGATGCAGAAACCCGAATATCAGGGCGGTCAGAATCAGAACAAGGAAGATGGCTTTTAATCGTACGCTCACTGGTTAACCCTCTTTTCCCAACAAATGCGCCAGGCACGATGGCAGTTGCGGATACTGAAAGGAATAGCCGTGCTCCAGAAGTTTTTCCGGTAAAACCCGCGTGCCGGCCAGGGGCACTTCCCGGCCCATTTCGCCGAACGCCAGCTTGATCATGATCTCCGGGACCGGCAGAACAGCCGGCCGCGACAGCACCTTTCCCAGGATCCGGGCAAACTCGGTGTTGGTCACCGGCTCGGGCGAAACCAGATTGACCGGTCCGGCGATATCCGGCCGCATCAGCAGGTGATAAATGGCGCCCACGGCGTCATCCATGCCGATCCAGCTTAAATATTGTTTTCCCGTTCCCATCCGGCCGCCCAGGCCGGCCCGGAACAGGGGCAGCATCTTTTTCAGCGCCCCGCCTTCGGGCGTTAAAACAACGCCGATGCGCATGAGGACCACCCGGATACCGGCGTCAACGGCGGGTTGAACGGCCGCCTCCCACCCGGTGCAGACCCGGCTGATAAAGTTGCCGCCCGGGCCGGAGGTTTCGGTCATGATCTCGTCGCCGCGATCGCCGTAATAACCGATGGCCGAAGCCGACAGGAACGAGCCGGGCGGACGGGCCATGCGGGCCATGGCGCCGGTGATCAGGGTCGTCCCTTTTTCCCGGCTGTCGATGATGCGGCGTTTTTTTTCCGCTGTCCAGCGGCCTTCGCCGATGTTTTCCCCGGCCAGGTGAATGACCGCGTCCGGCCGGGCGGCCTCCAGGCGTTCGCTATCGATTTGTCCGGCGGCCGGATTCCAGAAAATTTCACTGTCTGTTTTCGGCGGACGCCGGACCAGGGTCAGAACCCGGTGGCCGCCGGTGGTTAAAAAAGGAACCAGCCGGGAACCGATGACCCCGCCGGCGCCGGTGATGACAATGGTCTGCCGGGGCCGGTCACCAAATTGCCGGTGCAGGGCCAGGTCGGCGGCCGTGACCCGGTGTCGGAAAGCGAAAATACGTTCCAGTTTCCGTATAACCAACGGACTGAATAGCGGCTGGGTGACGGCGGCCAGGGGCAGGCGAAACCGTACCGTGTCTGTCAGCCGACATTGCCCGTCCCCGGCCGGCTCAAAGGCATGGGTATGAACCCATTCCGCGAACGGCCCGCGCACCTGCCCGTCCTCAAACAGCCGATCTTCCTCATAACGGGTGTGCCGGGCGTGCCAGTGATAAGGCACGGGACCGGCCTTCATCCGCAGTACTACCTCGGCGCCGGGAAGAATCCCCCCGGAGCGGCGGATCACCTTCAGCGGATCCCAGGGCGGACTCAACCGCTCAATGGCGCCCGGCCGGGCATGCCAGGCGAAAACATCCTTTACATCCGCGTCCAGCAACGCTTGGCGGGAAAAAATGGCCATGGTTTTATCCTTTCATGACGTCGGAGCCGGGGACGGACGGCGTCGAAGCGGCCAGAAGGGAAAAATTTTCGCGACTCTTCCGGTTGCCGATGATGGCCACCAGGTCCCCGGATTCCAGCACAAAACCCGCGTCCGGGTTCGGCATCAGGCTTTTTCCCCGTACGACGCCGACCACCGAGGCGCCGGATTTTTTTCTGATTTCACTGTCGCCGATGGAATGCCCGGCCAGGGGACTGTGGGGGTTTAGGCGGAACCACTGCAGGTCGAACTGCTGTTCCGCGGCGCGGAGCTGGGAGAGAAAATGGTAGTCGTCGTTTCCCGAAAACAGGCGGCCGTAAAGCTCATGCCGGGCGGTGTCGGTGTGCCGCTGGATTTCGGTCGGCGGCACGTTCAGATGCAGCAGGGACTGGCGGGCCAGTTCCAGGCTGGCTTCGAACTCCGGCAGAACCGCCACCGCCACCCCCAGATCTTCGAACAGGGCAAAATAATCGGGGCCGGGCGCCCGGGCGATGATGTGCAGCTTCGGGTTCATGCGCCGGACCTGGCGGATGATATCCTTCGCGGCCGCCAGCCCCGGTACCGCCAGGATGAGCAGGGCCGCTTCCCGGATACCGGCCGCCTCCAGCACGAATTTCTGGGCCGCGTCCCCGAACACCACCGCCATCCTTTCGTTTTTTGCCTTTTCAAA
This genomic stretch from Thermodesulfobacteriota bacterium harbors:
- a CDS encoding BrnT family toxin, which produces MDRYIFLQECIGFEWDQNNIEKNWGKHNVTPLECEQVFFNQPLVIADDTKHSQTEQRFYVLGQTDLGRKLFIVFTIRKKKIRIISARDMNKKEKRSYERYA
- a CDS encoding BrnA antitoxin family protein encodes the protein MPKKKIPVFKNEDEEREYWASHDSTDYIDWSKARKSTLSNLKPSLKTISIRLPEIMLEELKLLANKRDVPYQSLMKMFIAERVEQELNK
- a CDS encoding TIGR01777 family oxidoreductase, translated to MAIFSRQALLDADVKDVFAWHARPGAIERLSPPWDPLKVIRRSGGILPGAEVVLRMKAGPVPYHWHARHTRYEEDRLFEDGQVRGPFAEWVHTHAFEPAGDGQCRLTDTVRFRLPLAAVTQPLFSPLVIRKLERIFAFRHRVTAADLALHRQFGDRPRQTIVITGAGGVIGSRLVPFLTTGGHRVLTLVRRPPKTDSEIFWNPAAGQIDSERLEAARPDAVIHLAGENIGEGRWTAEKKRRIIDSREKGTTLITGAMARMARPPGSFLSASAIGYYGDRGDEIMTETSGPGGNFISRVCTGWEAAVQPAVDAGIRVVLMRIGVVLTPEGGALKKMLPLFRAGLGGRMGTGKQYLSWIGMDDAVGAIYHLLMRPDIAGPVNLVSPEPVTNTEFARILGKVLSRPAVLPVPEIMIKLAFGEMGREVPLAGTRVLPEKLLEHGYSFQYPQLPSCLAHLLGKEG